From Nicotiana tabacum cultivar K326 chromosome 20, ASM71507v2, whole genome shotgun sequence, one genomic window encodes:
- the LOC107790830 gene encoding protein JINGUBANG-like, whose product MFSAINDEDFSVRKKRFSAYDRLSCEGSPMKMSPWNQSCHINNPNLDKFDEDVSHNYNSKICLIGSLVREEGHIYSLATKNDLLYTGSDSKNIRVWKNMKEFSAFKSNSGLVKAIIISGDKIFTGHQDGKVRVWKVQPNNRSSYKPAGTLPTFFDIFKASIRPSNYFMSAKHNRASIWIKHWDAISCLSMDHNHGLLYSASWDRTFKVWKADNSKCLESVKAHEDAVNSVVASVDGIVYTGSADGTVKVWQREFSGKIMRHVLVHTLLNQECAVTALTVNKSGSVVYCGSSDGVVNFWDKEKNLTHGGVLKGHKLAVLCLESAANLVFSGSADKTIFVWRKEGSVHTCLSVLTGHNGPVKCLAVEEDKESTRNDQKWVLYSGSLDKSVKVWSVSEMAPIMQNGHEDHVQ is encoded by the exons ATGTTTTCTGCTATAAATGATGAAGATTTCAGCGTACGGAAAAAGAGGTTCTCTGCTTATGATCGTCTCAGTTGTGAAGGTTCTCCTATGAAAATGTCCCCTTGGAACCAAAGTTGTCATATTAACAATCCCAATTTGGACAAATTTGACGAGGATGTTTCCCACAATTATAACTCCAAAATTTGCCTCATTGGTTCACTTGTTCGAGAAGAGGGCCATATATATTCTTTGGCTACTAAAAATGATCTTCTTTACACGGGTTCCGACAGCAAAAATATACGTGTATGGAAGAATATGAAGGAATTCTCGGCTTTCAAATCCAATAGTGGTCTTGTTAAAGCCATTATTATTTCAGGAGATAAGATTTTCACTGGTCATCAAGATGGAAAAGTTCGAGTTTGGAAG GTACAACCTAATAATCGTAGCAGTTACAAACCTGCTGGAACTTTGCCAACATTCTTTGACATTTTCAAGGCTTCAATTAGGCCAAGCAACTACTTCATGTCAGCCAAACATAACAGAGCTTCCATTTGGATAAAGCATTGGGATGCCATTTCTTGTTTAAGCATGGACCATAACCATGGCCTTCTTTACTCTGCTTCATGGGACAGAACATTTAAGGTTTGGAAAGCTGACAATTCAAAATGTCTTGAATCTGTCAAAGCACATGAAGATGCAGTGAATTCTGTAGTTGCTAGTGTTGATGGCATAGTTTACACAGGGTCAGCTGATGGAACTGTCAAAGTTTGGCAAAGGGAATTTTCAGGAAAAATTATGAGACATGTTTTGGTACATACCCTTTTGAATCAAGAATGTGCAGTGACTGCATTAACAGTTAACAAGTCTGGTTCAGTTGTATACTGTGGATCATCAGATGGGGTTGTGAATTTTTGGGACAAAGAGAAAAATTTGACACATGGGGGTGTACTCAAGGGTCATAAGTTGGCTGTTTTGTGTCTTGAATCAGCAGCAAATCTTGTTTTTAGTGGATCAGCAGATaaaacaatatttgtttggaGAAAAGAAGGGTCAGTTCATACATGTTTGTCTGTGTTGACAGGTCATAATGGACCAGTGAAATGTTTGGCAGTGGAAGAGGATAAAGAGTCAACAAGAAATGACCAAAAATGGGTGCTTTATAGTGGGAGTCTTGATAAATCTGTTAAGGTTTGGAGTGTTTCAGAAATGGCACCTATTATGCAGAATGGGCATGAGGATCATGTCCAATAG
- the LOC107790829 gene encoding xanthotoxin 5-hydroxylase CYP82C4-like has product MADNYGPAFNLRLGSRGAFVVSSWEMAKECFTLNDKALASRPTTVAAKHMGYGYAVFGFAPYSTFWREMRKIAMYELLSNRRLDTLKHVQVSEVEMGIQELYKLWVNNNSGHSCRPVLVELKGWFEDLTLNVIVRMVAGKRYFGAGATCDDDEARRCQKAINQFFHLIGIFVPSDAFPILGWFDIQGHEKAMKRTAKELDSILEGWLQEHRHREKTRFSHEAKNEGAQDFIDVMLSLQQEGRLSNFQYDADTSIKSTCLALILGGSDTTAGTLTWAISLLLNNPQILRKAQKEIDLHVGKDRQVDESDIQNLAYIQAIIKETLRLYPAGPLLGPREAMDECEVGGYKITPGTRLIVNVWKIQRDPRIWEDPDSFKPDRFFMSNSNVDVKGQDFELIPFGSGRRSCPGASLALQVLHLTLARFLQAFEFSKPVDDQLIDLTESPGLTIPKATPLDVLITPRLSANLYGC; this is encoded by the exons GCATTTGTGGTGAGCAGTTGGGAAATGGCAAAAGAATGTTTTACTTTAAATGACAAAGCTTTGGCTAGCCGTCCTACAACTGTTGCGGCTAAACACATGGGTTATGGTTATGCAGTTTTTGGGTTTGCACCTTATAGCACTTTCTGGCGTGAGATGAGGAAAATTGCTATGTATGAACTTCTTTCGAATCGGAGACTTGATACTCTCAAGCATGTTCAAGTATCAGAAGTGGAGATGGGGATCCAAGAGCTGTACAAATTGTGGGTCAACAACAACTCTGGCCACAG CTGCAGGCCGGTGCTTGTGGAACTTAAAGGGTGGTTTGAGGATTTAACTTTGAACGTGATTGTTAGAATGGTTGCTGGTAAACGTTATTTTGGTGCAGGAGCAACTTGTGATGATGACGAAGCTAGACGTTGTCAAAAGGCAATAAATCAATTCTTTCATTTAATTGGAATTTTTGTACCATCTGATGCTTTTCCAATTCTTGGGTGGTTTGATATACAAGGGCATGAAAAGGCTATGAAAAGAACAGCTAAAGAGCTTGATTCTATACTTGAAGGCTGGCTACAAGAACACCGTCACCGTGAGAAGACAAGATTTAGTCATGAGGCTAAGAATGAAGGTGCACAAGATTTCATTGATGTTATGTTATCTCTTCAACAAGAAGGGAGACTCTCTAATTTTCAATATGATGCTGATACAAGTATCAAGTCCACTTGTCTG GCGCTTATTCTTGGAGGCAGCGACACAACAGCAGGAACACTAACATGGGCAATTTCATTACTCCTAAACAATCCTCAAATATTGCGAAAAGCACAAAAAGAAATAGATCTTCATGTTGGTAAAGACAGACAAGTTGACGAATCCGACATACAAAACTTAGCCTATATTCAAGCCATTATTAAAGAAACATTACGTTTATACCCTGCTGGTCCTCTATTAGGACCTAGAGAAGCCATGGATGAATGTGAAGTTGGTGGTTATAAAATTACCCCTGGAACTCGTTTAATTGTAAATGTATGGAAAATACAAAGAGATCCAAGAATTTGGGAAGATCCTGATTCTTTTAAACCAGACAGATTTTTTATGAGTAATTCAAATGTTGATGTAAAAGGTCAAGATTTTGAGCTCATTCCGTTTGGTTCTGGTAGACGATCTTGTCCTGGTGCATCTTTGGCGCTACAAGTTCTTCATTTGACATTGGCACGTTTTCTTCAAGCTTTCGAGTTTTCTAAGCCTGTAGATGATCAACTTATTGACTTGACAGAGAGCCCTGGTTTAACTATACCTAAAGCAACACCATTGGATGTTCTCATTACTCCGCGCCTCAGTGCCAATCTTTATGGCTGTTGA